From the Desulfobacterales bacterium genome, the window GTGTTGAACTGCTGGGTGACCGAGACGAAGCTCACGGCATGCTTGTCGAAAAGCTCCATGATGCGGGCGAAGTCGAGAAGGGAGCGGCTCAGCCGGTCCACCTTGTAGACGACCACGCAATCGATGTCACCGGCCTCGATATCGGCGAAGAGTCTCTTGAGGGCGGGCCGCTCCATGTTGCCGCCGGTAAATCCGCCGTCGTCATACCGATCGGCGATGCACAGCCATCCCTCGTGCCGCTGGCTCGCGATATATGCCTCCGCAGATTCCCGCTGGGCATCGAGGCTGTTGAAGTCCTGGTCGAGACCTTCGTCGGTGGATTTCCGGGTATAGATGGCGCAGCGAACGGTCGCTCGCCGGTTATCCATAGATTGGTGGGTGGGTGTATTGCTTCTTTCGTATTGCCTGCTCATCCGTTCCTCCCGTCCGGCTCGTCGCCTTGATCTTGCGGTCCCTTGGGTTCCGCAAGCCCGAAAAAGAGGAACCCGTTCCACTTGCTTCCGGTGGCCTCCTGTGCGACAGCGGACAGGGACTTGAACCACCGGCCGTCATACTCGAAGCCCTTGTCCAGCACCTTGGCCACGATGTCCCGGCCCCTGAACTCCCTGACGAGCAATGTTCCCGGAAGCGGCAGTCTTGAATCGCGCTGCGGTTGCAGCCTGCCGCTCACCGACCGTTCCCTGACTTCCATCAATCCCGGCTTAATAGGGTCCCGCAGCATGCGGATTCGGAGGTCAGCATCATTGGCGATCTCTTCCGCCCTCCGCCTGGCCCGTTCGGATAGGCTGCCTTCGGCCAGGGCCTGCAACCGCCAGGCGATACGCTTCCGAAGAAAATCCTTGTGGTGGGACCTCGTCTCCTCTCCGAAGACATCGATATACCTTTCCCGGAGTTCCCCGACGGTCATTCGGGAAAGGGCCTGCACCTGCTGATACGTCGTTTCATTCATGACAACCTCCAAAGGTTTAATGGTCAGTATCCGAAAAAACTCGGCAATCCGGCCGTCTCTCGGCGTTAACCGCTGCTTGAATGAAGGCTTCTATCGGCGGAACAATCAAGTCGGTTCTCTGTAAACGCCTCGGATTCTTTGGTTTGCGTTACATGGCCGGCCATTTCGGGAGTGGATGTCGGCAACCGACGCCCCGCTCTGTAGCGGAGGTAGCCTTCCCCCAGGATCGAGGCGATCTCTGCAATCGTTTCCGCGAGATCGCGTTCTGCGGATTCTCTGAATTCCATCGTGCCCTCCTTGCGGCGACCGCTGAGCTATTGTGGATGCCGTCGAGGAGGGATGGGTCAGCCGCGAGGGTATCGACCGCGGAGCCCATTGGTCCGCCCCGAAGGGCTGACTCACCGGCACCCACAACGGTCTCCGTTCTTACGGCCGATTCCGCTGTCTGGTGTTTCTCTTCCGCCGGGCGTAGTTACCCGGCTTCGGTCGATACCTACTGGAGGACCCATCGGGGTGTCGGGCCGAGTTGACCAGGCGGGCGTTAACAGCGTCCGAAAAAGGAATGGAGAATCGGAGAATCCGGGGGGCACATCCGAGTGTGGCGGGCGCGAACGTCAACGTCCTTGGTTGAAACTCGAAAGCTGTGAGGGGAACGGAGAATCTGGAAAAATGTTCGGGCGGGCGTAAGTCGGCGTGAACACGCTGGAAACGACAAAACCCCGAGGGGAGAATCCCACGGGGCTTTGTGCTAACAAATGACCGTCGAAATCGACGGATTGAATTTTGGCTCCTCGAGTAGGACTTGAACCTACAACCTAGTGGTTAACAGCCACTTTTCTATTGATTACCGCTATTTACTTCATTTTAATTTATGATATATTTTACCATATATTTCAAATAGGTTATGGTCTTTACTTTTTTATTGACTTACTTTTTGATACCTGTATATTGGCCTTGCGGGTTGGAAATACGGTTGGAAAATAAATCCGCCTTTTCTGTAAACCAGTAACGGCGTAACCACCGGTTTTCGGCTTTCCAACAGGATGATAATATTTAATCTTTTGAAAAGGTGGTGGTCAATGAAACGCTTCAAAACGGACTATCCGGGCGTTTTTTTCCGGGAAGCAAAACGAGTCGGATCTAAGGGGGTGGACCGGGTTTATTATGTCGTTTTTAAAAAAGACGGTAAGGTCATTGAGGCAAAAGCCGGAAGTCAGCACCGCAACGACATGACACCGGCAAAAGCCGCACTTAAGCGGGCGGCTTTGATTGAGGGGAAGGCAGAAACGCCGGCCGAAAAGCGCGAAGCGGAAAGGGCCGCAAAAGACGCCGAAAAAAACCGGTGGACTATTGCTAAAATATGGGACCAATATTGTGAATCTTTCCCGGAAA encodes:
- a CDS encoding recombinase family protein, producing the protein MSRQYERSNTPTHQSMDNRRATVRCAIYTRKSTDEGLDQDFNSLDAQRESAEAYIASQRHEGWLCIADRYDDGGFTGGNMERPALKRLFADIEAGDIDCVVVYKVDRLSRSLLDFARIMELFDKHAVSFVSVTQQFNT
- a CDS encoding DUF2924 domain-containing protein gives rise to the protein MNETTYQQVQALSRMTVGELRERYIDVFGEETRSHHKDFLRKRIAWRLQALAEGSLSERARRRAEEIANDADLRIRMLRDPIKPGLMEVRERSVSGRLQPQRDSRLPLPGTLLVREFRGRDIVAKVLDKGFEYDGRWFKSLSAVAQEATGSKWNGFLFFGLAEPKGPQDQGDEPDGRNG